Proteins from a single region of Hordeum vulgare subsp. vulgare chromosome 6H, MorexV3_pseudomolecules_assembly, whole genome shotgun sequence:
- the LOC123402133 gene encoding neurogenic locus Notch protein-like, with translation MGETGANMGHWAGVYGIGGNGAAAAEGSVVTVSSPTSGGSGGGSPTRSAPGVEGGRVGKPARRRSRASRRAPVTLLNTDTTNFRAMVQQFTGIPSGPYGPAGAGGGPVISFSAGGGDYGIGGGMPVRPSPTSAVMSFDHLGHHRPTSSLQQQQQQQQSQLFRPQQQQQQYGDYGGMHAGGGADLSFLHALESSAEDRLLLQSIQAAQMLPRPASTNNTNGYNFG, from the coding sequence ATGGGCGAAACCGGCGCGAACATGGGCCACTGGGCGGGGGTCTACGGCATCGGCGGcaatggggcggcggcggcggagggcagCGTGGTGACGGTGTCTAGCCCCACGTCTGGGGGCTCGGGCGGCGGGAGCCCCACGAGGTCGGCGCCCGGAGTCGAGGGAGGCCGCGTCGGTAAGCCGGCGCGGAGGAGGTCCCGCGCGTCGCGCCGGGCGCCCGTCACGCTGCTCAACACCGACACCACCAACTTCCGCGCCATGGTGCAGCAGTTCACCGGCATCCCCTCCGGCCCCTACGGCCCAGCCGGCGCGGGCGGCGGGCCCGTGATCAGCTTCAGCGCGGgaggaggcgactacggcatCGGCGGCGGCATGCCGGTGCGCCCGTCGCCAACGTCGGCCGTCATGTCGTTCGACCACCTCGGCCACCATCGCCCCACGTCGTccctgcagcagcagcagcagcagcagcagagccagCTCTTCcggccgcagcagcagcagcagcagtacggcGACTACGGCGGCATGCACGCCGGGGGCGGCGCGGACTTGTCGTTCCTGCACGCGTTGGAGTCGTCGGCGGAGGACAGGCTGCTGCTGCAGAGCATACAGGCGGCGCAGATGCTGCCCCGGCCGGCCTCCACTAACAACACCAATGGCTACAACTTCGGATGA